The following proteins are encoded in a genomic region of Arcobacter suis CECT 7833:
- the gltB gene encoding glutamate synthase large subunit, producing MGCNLDLLTSFKDNCGFGLVADMKNRPSHKNLEDAITSLERMMHRGAVAADGKTGDGSGLLLSMPDSFMRKIALEKGIDLPEIYAVAMIFTRDLKNIDVFTEFCGINDLKVVLTRTVPVDTNALGQQALESLPQIIQVFVVPNTLMSSKRFDAMLYLTRKECEHKLIDDKDFYIPTFSSKVIAYKGLIMPTHIKNFYIDLRDEDFKISFSLFHQRFSTNTLPLWRLAQPFRAIAHNGEINSVEANRFNVEVKSEQLKSEIFSEAEMKRLLPILQNIGSDSTSLDNMFEFLLANGVDFFKAARSLIPAPWQNAPHMDSNLRAFYEYTATAMEAWDGPAAVSLTDGRHIGCLIDRNGLRPSKYVITKDDKLYITSEYGTLEIEDDNILERGRLQSGQMIALDLKHGKILKEEDINNYLKSSQHYSKWLNDDMDYIQEYIEDTFLNVKDYKLENLEKKQKFFNITYEVLDQVIEPMAKEGKEPVGSMGDDTPLACFSQVSRNFTDLFRQKFAQVTNPPIDPYREKVVMSLETGFGQVHNVLDEKPEYARRLKVTSPILMKEKYDVLYSFGDEKSPRYDAYYKNRVFATTFKSDLKASLEKLASYVVKAVKKDKVSVVILDDRTLNENEKVIPAAMAVGYINQKLLKEEIRHSVSIVVITGEVYDPHMAAVLVAFGCTAIYPYMMYSSTVSFFQREKPTKYEMQKYLKNTQKSVNAGLLKIMSKMGICTIASYRNSGLFDIIGLSDEIVNDCFTGAHSDLAGLDYSDIEEKINKSHHNAFKEENTIFPLDLGGFYKYSNGGEYHDYGPATTKAMHNKNATKKEDLTDFDGLRELVKNRDKKFIRDFFEFNSDRKPIDVSEVESKEIIFKRFASAAMSLGSISPEAHEAMAIAMNTIGGMSNSGEGGEDSKRFGTIRNSKIKQVASGRFGVTPAYLRSAEELQIKVAQGAKPGEGGQLPGHKVTPLIATLRHTVPGVTLISPPPHHDIYSIEDLAQLIFDLKQINPLAKITVKLVSSIGVGTIAAGVAKAYADKIVISGGDGGTGAAPLTSIKHAGNPWEMGLSEAHNALKANKLREFVHVQTDGGLKTGLDVVKAAMLGAESYAFGTASLTLLGCKILRICHTNKCSVGVATQDETLRDHFTGTVERLISYFTFIAEDVRNILASLGYKTIEEIVGRSDLLKVIDDKFAQKFDFQNILRRIDGIDTCQKETNAPFDDNKFEKELLKKVHRTIENPNSPIKISSEISNLNRSFGALISGEIARFYGDKGLPENSISINLNGIAGQSFGAFLSKGMNLHLDGAANDYVGKGMNGGKIIINPAHQGKDFAGAGNTCLYGATGGKLYIRANVGERFAVRNSGAIAVVEGTGDNPCEYMTGGIVVILGNTGINFGAGMTGGLAFVYDPEKTFVDKMNQELIEPVRVDTDDTERERLYLKRLLLDYLHETQSEMAEDILQNFRAEIRNFWMIKPKNMTVLPLDPDKGD from the coding sequence ATGGGGTGCAACTTAGACTTACTAACTTCTTTTAAAGATAATTGCGGGTTTGGTTTAGTAGCTGATATGAAAAACCGACCAAGTCATAAAAATTTAGAAGATGCAATAACTTCACTCGAAAGAATGATGCACAGAGGTGCAGTAGCAGCAGATGGTAAAACAGGAGATGGTTCAGGTTTATTATTATCAATGCCAGACTCTTTTATGCGAAAAATAGCTTTAGAAAAAGGTATTGATTTACCAGAAATATATGCTGTTGCTATGATTTTTACAAGAGATTTAAAAAATATAGATGTTTTCACAGAATTCTGTGGAATAAATGATTTAAAAGTAGTACTTACAAGAACAGTTCCTGTTGATACAAACGCATTAGGACAACAAGCTTTAGAAAGTTTACCACAAATTATACAGGTATTTGTTGTTCCAAATACACTAATGTCATCAAAAAGATTTGATGCAATGCTTTATTTAACAAGAAAAGAATGTGAACACAAATTAATAGATGATAAAGATTTTTATATTCCAACATTTTCGTCAAAAGTTATAGCCTATAAAGGGCTGATTATGCCTACGCATATTAAAAATTTTTATATAGATTTAAGAGATGAAGATTTTAAAATATCGTTTTCTTTATTTCACCAAAGATTTTCAACAAATACTTTACCTTTATGGAGATTAGCACAACCATTTAGAGCAATAGCTCATAATGGTGAAATTAACTCTGTTGAAGCAAATAGATTTAATGTAGAAGTAAAATCAGAACAATTAAAATCAGAAATTTTTTCTGAAGCAGAGATGAAAAGATTATTACCAATTTTACAAAATATTGGTTCAGATTCTACTTCTTTAGACAATATGTTTGAATTTTTATTAGCAAATGGTGTTGACTTTTTTAAAGCTGCAAGATCTTTAATTCCTGCACCTTGGCAAAATGCTCCACATATGGATTCTAATTTAAGAGCATTTTATGAATACACTGCAACTGCAATGGAAGCATGGGATGGACCAGCTGCTGTTTCTTTAACAGATGGAAGACATATTGGATGTTTAATTGACAGAAATGGATTAAGACCTTCTAAATATGTTATTACAAAAGATGATAAATTATATATTACATCTGAGTATGGAACACTAGAAATCGAAGATGATAATATTTTAGAAAGAGGAAGATTACAATCAGGACAAATGATTGCACTTGACCTTAAACATGGGAAAATATTAAAAGAAGAAGATATTAATAATTATTTAAAATCATCTCAACACTATTCAAAATGGTTAAATGATGATATGGATTATATTCAAGAATATATTGAAGATACTTTTTTAAATGTAAAAGATTATAAATTAGAAAACTTAGAAAAAAAACAAAAATTCTTTAATATCACATATGAAGTATTAGATCAAGTTATTGAGCCAATGGCAAAAGAAGGAAAAGAACCGGTTGGTTCTATGGGCGATGATACTCCATTAGCATGTTTTTCACAAGTTAGCAGAAACTTTACAGATTTATTTAGACAAAAATTTGCACAAGTTACAAATCCACCGATTGATCCTTATAGAGAAAAAGTGGTTATGTCTTTGGAAACAGGGTTTGGTCAAGTACACAATGTATTAGATGAAAAACCTGAATATGCAAGAAGATTAAAAGTAACAAGTCCTATTTTAATGAAAGAGAAATATGATGTTTTATACTCTTTTGGAGATGAAAAATCACCAAGATATGATGCATATTATAAAAATAGAGTATTTGCTACAACATTTAAATCAGATTTAAAAGCATCTTTAGAAAAACTTGCTTCTTATGTGGTAAAAGCTGTAAAAAAAGATAAAGTTTCAGTTGTTATTTTAGATGATAGAACTCTTAATGAAAATGAAAAAGTAATTCCAGCTGCAATGGCTGTTGGTTATATTAATCAAAAATTATTAAAAGAAGAAATTAGACATAGTGTTTCAATTGTTGTAATTACAGGTGAAGTTTATGATCCACATATGGCAGCTGTTTTAGTTGCATTCGGATGTACAGCTATTTATCCATATATGATGTACTCATCAACAGTTTCATTTTTCCAAAGAGAAAAACCAACTAAATATGAAATGCAAAAATATTTAAAAAATACTCAAAAATCAGTAAATGCTGGATTATTAAAAATCATGTCAAAAATGGGTATTTGTACAATTGCATCATATAGAAATTCAGGCTTATTTGATATTATTGGTTTAAGCGATGAAATTGTTAATGACTGTTTTACTGGAGCGCATAGTGATTTAGCTGGTTTAGATTATAGTGATATTGAAGAAAAAATTAATAAATCTCACCATAATGCATTTAAAGAAGAAAATACAATTTTCCCTTTAGATTTAGGTGGATTTTATAAATATAGTAATGGTGGTGAATACCATGATTATGGTCCAGCTACAACAAAAGCAATGCATAATAAAAATGCAACAAAAAAAGAAGATTTAACTGATTTTGATGGGTTAAGAGAATTAGTAAAAAACAGAGATAAAAAATTCATTAGAGATTTCTTTGAATTTAATTCAGATAGAAAACCTATTGATGTTAGTGAAGTTGAATCTAAAGAGATTATTTTCAAAAGATTTGCATCTGCTGCTATGTCACTTGGATCTATTTCTCCTGAAGCTCATGAAGCAATGGCAATAGCAATGAACACTATTGGTGGTATGAGTAACTCTGGTGAAGGTGGTGAAGACTCAAAAAGATTTGGAACTATCAGAAACTCTAAAATTAAACAAGTTGCTTCTGGAAGATTTGGGGTTACTCCTGCATATTTAAGAAGTGCAGAAGAGTTACAAATTAAAGTAGCTCAAGGTGCAAAACCAGGTGAAGGTGGTCAATTACCAGGTCATAAGGTAACTCCTTTAATTGCAACACTAAGACATACAGTTCCAGGTGTTACATTAATTTCACCACCACCACACCATGATATTTATTCTATTGAAGATTTAGCTCAGTTAATTTTTGATTTAAAACAAATTAATCCATTAGCTAAAATTACAGTAAAACTTGTATCTTCAATTGGTGTTGGAACAATTGCAGCTGGAGTTGCTAAAGCTTATGCTGATAAAATTGTTATTTCAGGTGGAGATGGAGGAACAGGAGCTGCTCCTTTAACTTCAATCAAACATGCTGGAAATCCTTGGGAAATGGGGCTTTCTGAAGCTCATAATGCTTTAAAAGCAAATAAACTAAGAGAATTTGTTCATGTACAAACAGATGGTGGATTAAAAACTGGTCTTGATGTTGTTAAAGCAGCAATGCTTGGAGCTGAATCTTATGCATTTGGAACAGCTTCTTTAACATTACTTGGGTGTAAAATTTTAAGAATTTGTCATACAAATAAATGTTCAGTTGGAGTTGCAACTCAAGATGAAACATTAAGAGATCACTTTACTGGAACGGTTGAAAGATTAATCTCTTATTTTACATTTATAGCTGAAGATGTTAGAAATATTCTTGCAAGTTTAGGTTATAAAACAATTGAAGAAATTGTAGGAAGATCTGATTTACTAAAAGTTATTGATGATAAATTTGCACAAAAATTCGATTTCCAAAATATTTTAAGAAGAATTGATGGAATTGATACTTGTCAAAAAGAGACAAATGCTCCTTTTGATGATAATAAATTTGAAAAAGAGTTATTAAAAAAAGTTCACAGAACTATAGAAAATCCAAACTCTCCAATAAAAATAAGTTCAGAAATTTCTAACTTAAATAGATCTTTTGGTGCATTAATTTCAGGAGAAATAGCAAGATTTTATGGAGATAAAGGTTTACCAGAAAATTCTATTTCTATCAACTTAAATGGAATTGCTGGGCAATCTTTTGGAGCATTTTTATCAAAAGGTATGAATTTACATTTAGATGGAGCTGCAAATGACTATGTTGGAAAAGGTATGAATGGTGGTAAAATCATTATAAATCCAGCTCATCAAGGAAAAGATTTCGCAGGTGCTGGAAATACATGTTTATATGGAGCTACTGGCGGAAAACTGTATATTAGAGCAAATGTTGGTGAAAGATTTGCTGTAAGAAACTCTGGTGCAATCGCAGTTGTAGAAGGTACAGGAGATAATCCTTGCGAATATATGACAGGTGGAATAGTTGTTATTTTAGGAAATACTGGAATTAATTTTGGTGCAGGTATGACAGGTGGATTAGCATTTGTATATGACCCTGAAAAAACTTTTGTTGATAAAATGAATCAAGAATTAATCGAACCAGTAAGAGTTGATACAGATGATACTGAAAGAGAAAGATTATATTTAAAAAGATTATTATTAGACTATTTACATGAAACGCAAAGTGAAATGGCTGAAGATATCTTACAAAACTTTAGAGCAGAAATTAGAAATTTCTGGATGATAAAACCTAAAAATATGACAGTGTTGCCACTGGATCCGGACAAGGGAGATTAG
- a CDS encoding glycerophosphodiester phosphodiesterase family protein, producing MKTTKLIAHRGLHKGMEIPENSMLAFQKAVEKGYGIELDITISKDNQIVVFHDETLNRLCNINGNIEEFDYAFLKKLKLYETDEYIPLFDEVLALIDGKIPLIIEIKKHKNVGILEDILCDLLNNYKGEYFICSFEKEILTWFKKNKSSLKRGLIFEVNPKKFQKYNKTLFLYKYFKTKPDFISLDYKLLDSSIYSFCVKNNLPIISWTINSKEKYKKVNKKVDSVIFEF from the coding sequence TTGAAAACAACTAAATTAATAGCTCATCGAGGATTACATAAAGGAATGGAAATCCCTGAAAATTCAATGTTAGCTTTTCAAAAAGCAGTTGAAAAAGGTTATGGAATTGAACTTGATATTACTATTTCAAAAGATAACCAAATAGTTGTTTTTCATGATGAAACTTTAAATAGATTATGTAATATAAATGGAAATATTGAAGAGTTTGATTATGCTTTTTTGAAAAAGTTAAAACTTTATGAAACCGATGAATATATTCCATTATTTGATGAAGTTTTAGCTTTGATTGATGGAAAAATACCTTTAATTATTGAAATTAAAAAACATAAAAATGTTGGAATTTTGGAAGATATTTTATGTGATTTATTGAATAATTATAAGGGAGAATATTTTATTTGTTCCTTTGAAAAAGAGATTTTAACTTGGTTTAAAAAAAATAAATCAAGTTTAAAAAGAGGATTAATATTTGAAGTTAATCCAAAAAAATTTCAAAAATATAATAAAACTCTTTTTTTGTATAAATATTTTAAAACAAAACCAGATTTTATTTCATTAGATTATAAATTATTAGATAGTTCAATTTATAGTTTTTGTGTAAAAAATAATTTACCAATTATCTCTTGGACGATTAATTCAAAAGAAAAGTATAAAAAAGTAAATAAAAAAGTTGATAGTGTAATTTTTGAATTTTAA
- a CDS encoding EI24 domain-containing protein, translating to MNEVEIILKSVKDFFSSSMLKIALIPLITSMIILYMLFFAAADFGISSLQEIAQASQNGEEIVIDENAPFYFVWMTYFIVFLFKYSFTSWIAGFLLYTIGTVIVLQASVIFTIIIIGFLTPMILGILHKKYYLHLQLNGYGTITSSIWVLVKSAFMMILLIILLIPVYFVPVLNIIAFALPLYYFFHKLLNFDVSSTILSAEQYKIIYEKEGNNFRLRTLFLYFISMIPFATLFTAVYYIIYLGHAYFVKLDELNKIENN from the coding sequence ATGAATGAAGTAGAAATTATACTAAAAAGTGTAAAAGATTTTTTTTCAAGTTCAATGCTAAAAATAGCCTTAATCCCTTTGATTACATCAATGATTATTTTATATATGTTATTTTTTGCAGCAGCAGATTTTGGAATCTCAAGTTTACAAGAAATTGCTCAAGCTTCACAAAATGGAGAAGAAATAGTTATTGATGAAAATGCTCCCTTTTATTTTGTTTGGATGACTTACTTCATAGTATTTTTATTTAAATATTCGTTTACATCTTGGATTGCTGGATTTTTACTTTATACTATTGGAACAGTGATTGTTTTGCAGGCTTCTGTTATTTTTACAATTATTATAATTGGATTTTTAACACCAATGATTTTGGGAATTTTACATAAAAAATATTATTTGCATTTACAATTAAATGGTTATGGAACTATTACTTCTTCTATTTGGGTTTTAGTAAAAAGTGCTTTTATGATGATACTTTTAATTATACTTTTAATTCCAGTTTATTTTGTACCTGTTTTAAATATTATTGCTTTTGCATTGCCTCTTTATTATTTTTTCCACAAACTCCTAAATTTTGATGTTAGTTCTACGATTTTAAGTGCTGAACAATATAAAATTATTTATGAAAAAGAGGGGAATAATTTTAGACTAAGAACTCTATTTTTATATTTTATTTCTATGATTCCTTTTGCCACACTTTTCACAGCTGTTTATTATATTATTTATTTAGGACATGCTTATTTTGTAAAACTTGATGAGTTAAATAAAATTGAAAACAACTAA
- a CDS encoding radical SAM/SPASM domain-containing protein — MHIEITNICNLKCTFCPPKILPNGTMSLEKFDDLNAQLKPYTKELAYHIVGDPLVLSNLNEYLNISLKHDLKVNITTTANNINEKHYETLLNSTIKQINFSINSYNANSHKKSLEEYLNPILDFVKFAQKQNHEYFINFRIWNLDEEKSAKEFNKKVFDKINETFDSNINIDEIYKEKPKNIRIARKIFFNFDEYFSWPSLKNKIVSKTGFCYGLDSHFGILVNGDVIPCCLDQNACVKLGNTNSTQIEDILNSKRVKDIQKGFKNNILVEELCQKCEYRTRFDK, encoded by the coding sequence GTGCATATAGAAATCACAAATATTTGTAATTTAAAATGTACATTTTGTCCTCCAAAAATACTTCCAAATGGAACGATGAGTTTAGAAAAATTTGATGATTTAAATGCTCAATTAAAACCATATACAAAAGAGTTAGCTTATCATATTGTTGGTGATCCACTTGTCTTATCAAATCTAAATGAGTATTTAAATATCAGTCTAAAACATGATTTAAAAGTAAATATAACAACAACAGCAAATAATATAAATGAAAAGCATTATGAGACTTTATTAAATTCCACAATCAAACAAATCAATTTTTCAATAAACTCTTATAATGCAAATTCACATAAAAAATCCCTTGAAGAGTATCTAAATCCAATTTTAGATTTTGTAAAATTTGCTCAAAAACAAAACCATGAATATTTTATAAACTTTAGAATTTGGAATTTAGATGAAGAAAAAAGTGCAAAAGAATTTAACAAAAAAGTTTTTGATAAAATAAATGAAACTTTTGATTCAAATATAAATATAGACGAAATTTATAAAGAAAAACCAAAAAATATAAGAATCGCTAGAAAAATATTTTTTAACTTTGATGAATATTTCTCTTGGCCATCTTTGAAAAATAAGATAGTTTCAAAAACAGGTTTTTGCTATGGTTTGGATTCACATTTTGGAATTTTAGTAAATGGTGATGTGATTCCATGTTGTTTAGATCAAAATGCTTGTGTGAAGCTTGGAAATACAAATAGTACACAAATAGAAGATATATTAAATTCAAAACGTGTAAAAGATATTCAAAAAGGTTTTAAAAACAATATTTTAGTTGAAGAACTTTGTCAAAAGTGTGAATATCGAACAAGATTTGATAAATAG
- a CDS encoding methyl-accepting chemotaxis protein: MKNFSIKSKLLIIVIATIILVATMIALKSIYEINNLTQQNIEEYKQNAYNNANEELKAFTNFAKNIAVHLYNQSLPEKVKENAKDNLKNQTDFLFTMLNRLYEEQKGKVSEAELKRMILDTIDAVRYGENKDYFFVYDENSTILKLPISPEREGTKNTQPYVKEFIDKAFKNGEGLVPYEQIVKDKPSRQKVSYVKLFKPFNWVIGTGVYIDNVTETLQKKALEDISQLRFGKDGYFYIYDYTGVNIMHPVKPELVGKNLIDLKSKMGVYYIKDLIEVAKKGGGIVTFDFEKPNDTKLYEKIGYAVGFDEWKWMIGTGAYTDDIEKNIEIMKNNSAEKITSTIFGILLIALIVSAIIILFVTFFINKEIIAPLNTFEVGLLNFFKYLNKETKNVEKISVKSNDEIGTMTEIVNSNIEKTNKLIEQDEKLINNVKNVVSEINKGNLKNRIEAKSDNESLEELKNILNEMLTLISGKINDDLIVIDEVLNEYKNVNFTVRINNPHGVVAKALNSLADTINHMLVESKSNGLTLEESSNILLSNVDKLNISSNEAAASLEETAAAIEEITSNIRNNTENIAKMATYSNSVTKSANDGEKLANQTTQAMDEINVQVNSINEAISVIDQIAFQTNILSLNAAVEAATAGEAGRGFAVVAAEVRNLASRSAEAAKEIKSIVENATTKANQGKLIAGNMINGYKELNQNITNTINLIQDIEMSSKEQLSGIEQINDAVNQLDQQTQKNAAVASQTQDVAEITDEIARLIVSDANAKEFVGKNEVQAKKMNKKSESSTNIKTNSVVHKHVSGEKKKSVSDKSDNAEWENF, from the coding sequence ATGAAAAACTTTTCAATAAAAAGTAAATTATTGATTATAGTTATAGCTACTATAATTCTTGTTGCTACAATGATAGCTCTAAAATCAATATACGAGATAAATAATTTAACGCAGCAGAATATTGAAGAGTACAAGCAGAATGCTTATAATAATGCAAATGAAGAGTTAAAAGCATTTACGAACTTTGCGAAAAATATTGCAGTACATCTTTATAATCAATCATTACCTGAAAAAGTTAAAGAAAATGCAAAAGATAATTTAAAAAATCAAACGGATTTTTTATTTACTATGCTTAATAGATTATATGAAGAACAAAAAGGAAAAGTTTCTGAAGCAGAGTTAAAAAGAATGATTTTAGACACTATTGATGCTGTTAGATATGGTGAAAATAAAGATTATTTTTTTGTTTATGATGAAAATTCAACTATATTAAAATTACCAATTAGTCCAGAAAGAGAAGGTACAAAAAATACTCAACCTTATGTTAAAGAGTTTATAGATAAAGCATTTAAAAATGGAGAAGGTTTAGTTCCTTATGAACAAATTGTAAAAGATAAACCATCAAGACAAAAAGTATCTTATGTAAAACTATTTAAACCTTTTAATTGGGTAATTGGAACAGGTGTATATATTGATAATGTAACGGAAACTTTACAAAAAAAAGCTTTAGAAGATATTTCTCAACTTAGATTTGGTAAAGATGGATATTTTTATATTTATGACTATACTGGTGTAAACATAATGCATCCTGTAAAACCTGAACTTGTAGGAAAAAATCTAATTGATTTAAAAAGTAAAATGGGTGTTTATTATATAAAAGATTTAATTGAAGTTGCTAAAAAAGGCGGAGGAATTGTAACTTTTGATTTTGAAAAACCAAATGACACTAAATTATATGAAAAAATAGGTTATGCTGTAGGTTTTGATGAATGGAAATGGATGATTGGAACAGGTGCTTATACTGATGATATTGAAAAAAATATCGAAATTATGAAAAATAATTCAGCAGAAAAAATAACTTCAACAATATTTGGAATATTACTTATTGCATTGATTGTTTCAGCTATTATAATTTTATTTGTAACATTTTTTATAAATAAAGAAATAATAGCTCCTTTAAATACTTTTGAAGTTGGTCTTTTAAATTTCTTCAAATATCTTAATAAAGAAACTAAAAATGTTGAAAAAATCTCAGTTAAATCCAACGATGAAATAGGGACAATGACTGAAATTGTCAATTCAAATATAGAAAAAACAAATAAATTAATTGAACAAGATGAAAAATTAATTAATAATGTAAAAAATGTTGTTTCAGAAATTAATAAAGGAAACTTAAAAAATAGAATAGAAGCAAAAAGTGACAATGAGAGTTTAGAAGAATTAAAAAATATTTTAAATGAAATGTTAACTTTGATTTCTGGAAAAATCAATGATGATTTAATAGTTATTGATGAAGTTTTAAATGAATATAAAAATGTTAATTTTACTGTTAGAATAAATAATCCTCATGGAGTTGTTGCAAAAGCTTTAAACTCTTTAGCTGATACAATTAATCATATGTTAGTTGAAAGTAAATCAAATGGATTGACTTTAGAAGAGAGTTCAAATATTCTTCTTTCAAATGTAGATAAATTAAATATAAGCTCAAATGAAGCAGCAGCTTCTTTAGAAGAAACAGCAGCAGCTATTGAAGAGATAACTTCTAATATAAGAAACAATACAGAAAATATTGCAAAAATGGCTACTTATTCAAATAGTGTAACGAAATCGGCTAATGATGGGGAAAAATTAGCAAATCAAACAACACAAGCAATGGATGAAATCAATGTGCAAGTTAATTCTATAAATGAAGCAATAAGTGTAATAGATCAAATAGCATTCCAAACAAATATTCTTTCTTTAAATGCAGCTGTTGAAGCAGCAACTGCTGGTGAAGCTGGACGTGGATTTGCAGTAGTTGCAGCAGAAGTAAGAAACCTAGCTTCTCGTTCAGCAGAAGCAGCTAAAGAGATAAAATCTATAGTTGAAAATGCTACTACAAAAGCAAATCAAGGTAAATTAATAGCTGGAAATATGATTAATGGATACAAAGAGTTAAATCAAAATATCACAAATACAATTAATCTGATTCAAGATATTGAGATGTCAAGTAAAGAGCAACTTTCAGGAATAGAACAAATAAATGATGCTGTAAATCAGTTAGACCAACAAACGCAAAAAAATGCAGCTGTTGCATCTCAAACTCAAGATGTAGCTGAAATAACAGATGAAATTGCAAGGTTGATTGTAAGTGATGCAAATGCAAAAGAGTTTGTAGGAAAAAATGAAGTACAAGCAAAAAAAATGAATAAAAAAAGTGAATCTTCTACGAATATAAAAACAAATTCAGTTGTACATAAGCATGTATCTGGGGAAAAGAAAAAAAGTGTTTCAGATAAATCTGATAATGCAGAGTGGGAGAATTTTTAA